The Cydia pomonella isolate Wapato2018A chromosome 13, ilCydPomo1, whole genome shotgun sequence genome segment ttaacaaatataaaaaaaaaaatcaatcgaCAAAATAATTACCCaatctgcttacaaaatttcacaaattaaTTCAGAAATGCGACTTACAGGCAGGGACACCAAtcaaacataagaaaacatttttgtaaaagttgaaactgatacgcttagctcGAGTTTCGCACTCGCTTAGTCAATGGAAACTATGAAATTGAAGGGCCAAAAAGCAATGTCTGCATACACGTCCGGGGATCGATCCCGGATCATCGCTGTTACCACCTGTTTCTAAGCGGCTATTTGCCAACTGCGTCACTATAGGATATACGTAAGTTGGTGTATAGGCTATTTATTCTCgagaaagaatttaaacaaaagagggCCTTGACAGAAAAATCTTACACTGtttttcgcctagcccccaTTCGCCAACCGTCTCATAAGGAACATTGTTCtaataaaaatgcatttgttgaaaatatagttttattacCTACACAAAAGTTTTATAATGTGTGTATGTGCATATAGAAGCACATTATCTGTACAGCTAAAATAAGTGAATCTGTCTATGTAAATTTATAGGTAACGTTAggtaattgaatttacatgaaAATTCCATATAAATAGAGCTTATGTACACTACTATGAACAAAATTGGCAAGTTTTAGCTATGAAACCAGTTAAAATAATGGCCCGCATTATTTTAACTAAAGCTTTTGGCGATCTTGGGCTCCTGTATAATGAGtccataattattttctaatatcACCAAGGATATGATTTCTCTTTATGTATACGTTTATGTTTCCTAAAGCTCGATGGATGTGCAAATGTTTTATTGCAGATTTCGCACTCGAATGGCTTTTCACCGGTATGGACACGACTGTGTAACTTTAGTCCAGAAAGTATTCTAAATTCCTTTTTACAGACTTCGCATGTGTATGGTTTCACCCCACTGTGAAGTCTACTATGGAGATTTAAAGCAGATTTATGTGTAAATTGCTTATTACATACTGCACAAGCATGCAATTTTTGCCCAGTATGTATCAGCATGTGGCTTTTAAGATGTGTTCTCGTTCGAAATGGTTTGTGGCATATTTCGCACAAGAAGGATTTCTCACCAGTGTGCGTTAGCTTATGAGCTTTCAAGTTACTTTTTAATGTAAAACCTTTGTTGCAGACTTCACAGAAATGTGGCTTCACCCCCATATGTCCATTCATATGTCTAGACAGTTCGCTTTTACGTAGAAATTGTTTCCCACATATTTCGCAACTGAATAATTTATCACCAGAATGGGTCAGTACATGTTTCTTTAAAGTCGATTTTAGTTTAAACTCTTTATTGCATATATCGCATGAATACGACATGTTACTTTCAGTATGTATAAGTGAGTGTGTTTTCAAGTTACCTTCTTGTGAAAACTGTTTTTGGCATACATTACAAGAATATGGTTTTTCACCAGTGTGTACACgcatatgttttattaaataagctttttgcGTAAATCTTTTACCGCATACTTCGCAAGAGAATCGATAGTCCCCTGTATGGTATTTCAAATGAGCGTTTAATGTACATTTTTGTGTATACCGTCTGTTACATACATCACATTTATAACGTTTTTCTCCTGTGTGTGTGACTTTATGAATGTCGTAACGTGATTTGAGTGTGAATTTCTTGTTGCAAATCTCACAGGAGTATCGATAATTGTCCGTATGAGATTTAAGGTGACTGTTTAGGtatcctttttctttgaactctTTTTTACATATGTCACACGA includes the following:
- the LOC133523957 gene encoding zinc finger protein OZF-like isoform X1, producing the protein MIHFEHVDGMEVLQACRCCLLRPPVKGLKTLYTHLGRTEIYSDMLTDCFDVDLTLGNDDCGICEMCVCRLRNASDFKQQVKRSQKELRVYMEKILHRKNKKALKSEMSHEDMSSDEDIPRDQHSVKMERCDDRESYGDLASRLLEQSTTDPDATHEKRTCHICQLTFNQETALETHMHDHETEPKNETQDTTEDNKVDNLYSCDICKKEFKEKGYLNSHLKSHTDNYRYSCEICNKKFTLKSRYDIHKVTHTGEKRYKCDVCNRRYTQKCTLNAHLKYHTGDYRFSCEVCGKRFTQKAYLIKHMRVHTGEKPYSCNVCQKQFSQEGNLKTHSLIHTESNMSYSCDICNKEFKLKSTLKKHVLTHSGDKLFSCEICGKQFLRKSELSRHMNGHMGVKPHFCEVCNKGFTLKSNLKAHKLTHTGEKSFLCEICHKPFRTRTHLKSHMLIHTGQKLHACAVCNKQFTHKSALNLHSRLHSGVKPYTCEVCKKEFRILSGLKLHSRVHTGEKPFECEICNKTFAHPSSFRKHKRIHKEKSYPW
- the LOC133523957 gene encoding zinc finger protein OZF-like isoform X2 codes for the protein MIHFEHVDGMEVLQACRCCLLRPPVKGLKTLYTHLGRTEIYSDMLTDCFDVDLTLGNDDCGICEMCVCRLRNASDFKQQVKRSQKELRVYMEKILHRKRDQHSVKMERCDDRESYGDLASRLLEQSTTDPDATHEKRTCHICQLTFNQETALETHMHDHETEPKNETQDTTEDNKVDNLYSCDICKKEFKEKGYLNSHLKSHTDNYRYSCEICNKKFTLKSRYDIHKVTHTGEKRYKCDVCNRRYTQKCTLNAHLKYHTGDYRFSCEVCGKRFTQKAYLIKHMRVHTGEKPYSCNVCQKQFSQEGNLKTHSLIHTESNMSYSCDICNKEFKLKSTLKKHVLTHSGDKLFSCEICGKQFLRKSELSRHMNGHMGVKPHFCEVCNKGFTLKSNLKAHKLTHTGEKSFLCEICHKPFRTRTHLKSHMLIHTGQKLHACAVCNKQFTHKSALNLHSRLHSGVKPYTCEVCKKEFRILSGLKLHSRVHTGEKPFECEICNKTFAHPSSFRKHKRIHKEKSYPW